Genomic segment of Catenibacterium mitsuokai:
TTTGTAATCTGAATAGTATCATTAGGTTATATACTATGTAATTGCAAAAGTCAATAAAAAAATATAGGTTTTCCAACGCCCATTTGTTGTCTTTTACCTATATTTTTATTTTATCTCAGCAATAATAGTCACACATTTACAAGAAGATATATAGTGACTTTGTCATGACTCGATTTCTATAAGTTCATAATCTCTAGAACCATATCCTAATGCTTCTGCTGCTTCAATAGTATGAACACCATTTCTTGATTCAATACGTTCAATAAGATGTTCTTTACCTGGATCTTCTGAAGCATAGACAAGGTCTAAACATGCCTGATCAATAGCAATAGGATCAGTAGAAATCAAAATACCAATATCTTTCATACATGGATCTTCTGCCACTGCACAGCAGTCACAATCGACTGACATATTTTTCATCACATTGATATATACAATATTATCTTTAAAATAATTATGAACAGATGATGCAGCATCAGCCATAGACTCTAAGAATAAATCATGATTTGCTGTCCATATATCTTCCGGAACACCTGCACCATGTATATATGCTTTGCCATAAGAAGATGCACAACCAATAGAAAGCTGCTTTAAAGCACCTCCATATCCTCCCATTGGATGTCCTTTAAAATGTGATAAGACAAGCATGCCATTATAGTTTGCAATATCTTTTCCAACATAGTTTTTTTGTATCACTTTACCACCTAGAATATCTAATACAAGATCTGGTCCTTCCGCATCTAATAAATCAACATCAAAGTATCGAGACCATCCATGTTTTTCAATTGTCTTTAGATGTTTTTCTGTTGTATTTCTTGATCCTTCGTAAGCTGTATTACATTCTACAACTGTCCCATCAAGATGTCGGATTATAGGAGCCCAGAACTCAGGTGTTAAGAAATTCTGATTTCCTTCTTCTCCTGAATGTAACTTAATCGCAATATGACCTGTTAATTCTTTTCCTAACTCTTCATACATAGTAAGAACCATTTCCGGAGAAATTGTACGTGTAAATAATACTTTTGATTTCATTTATATCACCTCTCTAAAAAAATTGTAACGTTAAACCAAGGTTTAAGGTCAAGAATTATTGAATCACGTTCTATTATTTCTTATACTATTAAAGAGGTGATTCGATGACTTATACAATTAAGCAGGTATCTGAAATGATGTCTTTACCTGTTTCTACTATTCGTTATTATGATAAGATGGGTCTCATTCCTTTCTTAGAAAAGAATGAATCAGGTTATCGTATTTTTAAAGAAAAAGATATTTCTATGCTGCGTATTATTGAATGTTTCAAGAATACAGGTATGAGTATTTCTGAAATGCAACAATATGTAGAAATGGTGAAACGTGGTGATGAATCATTAGAAGAACGTTATCAACTCTTTGTGAGAAGAAAAGAGATTGTATTAGAAGAAATGCGACAGTTAGAAAAACAACTAGAAACAATTGATCATAAACTCTGGTATTATGAAACTGCCATAAAAGCAGGTACAGAAGATATTCATAAAAAATAATCCTCTCGTGTTACAGAGAGGATTTTTTGTATGGAGTTATTCTCCTTCTATTTCTTTAATTAAACATTCATTGCCTTGCACTAAGACAGTATTCCCACTATGACAATAAGGACATTCTCTGCCATAATCGATTGTAGAATAAGTATTTTGACAGTTATGGCAGATTGTAATAGCTTCAATCCATTCATAATCAAGTGTGGAATACTTAAGCAATGGCACTTTCTTCTTATAATATTCCCAGCAGTCTACTAAATAGTCCGGTTCAATACCACTGACCTTGCCTATCTGTAAAATGACCTTGCGGATATCTGTGAGGCTGTTTTCCTGTGCGACATCTTCTAATGTTCTGACAATATGTACGACAATACCTAATTCATGCATTTTTATTTCTTCTTATTACGTAAAATCTTAATCTGTCTTTTTGCAGCATAAGGAAGAATGAACTTCATCTTATCTTCTGATCTTACCATATTGCTTCCTTCTGGAATATCTCTTGTAAGCTTGATTGCATCAAATTCACATTTAGTTGTACATAGACCACATCCAATACATTTATTAGGATCTACTACACTTGTGCCACATCCAAGACAGCGTTTTGCTTCTGTTTGTACCTGTTCAGACGTAAATGTAGAACGTAAATCTCTAAATGTTTCTGTCGCAAGACCCTGTTTAGTACCTGGAATCTGTCTCTTTGAATGATCAAAGTCTAAAGTAATTAAAATATCGTCCTTATCAAGCTGAGTAAACTGGTGTAAATCTCTACCTAAAGTTAAAGAATGACCATTATGTACATAACGATGCATTGATTCAGCAGCTTCTTTACCCTGTGCAATCGCATCAATCGCAAAGCGAGGACCTGTATAGACATCTCCTCCTGTAAAGATATCTTGTACAGAAGTCTGTAAAGTAATGGCATCCGCTTGAATTGTACCATTTGGATTTGTATTGATATCTAATCCTTCTACAGGAATAATATCCTGTCCTACAGATAATAAGACATAATCACATGGATAACTTTCTGTTTGTGTTTCATCATAAGATGGATTAAAGGCACCTGTTTCATCTCTTAAAGATATACATTTCTTTAATGTGATTGTGTGATCCTTGATTTCCTGAGGACCCCATCCACAATGCATTGTAATACCTTCGTGAATGGCTTCTTCTACTTCATCAGGGCTTGCAGGCATGTCTTTTTCTGATTCTACACAGAATAAGTCAACAGACACTGCACCACTTCTTAAAGCACTTCTTGCCACATCCATAGCCACGTTACCACCACCAATGACAACCACATGACCACTAAGCATATCTTTACTCTCTTCTTTATTAACTTCTCTTAAGAAATCAACACCTGTCATAACATACTCTTCATTCATTCCAGGAATATTTAATTTCTTACCACCTTGTGCACCAATCGCAAGATAGATGGCTTCATAACCTTCTTCACGTAATCCATCAATAGTGATATCTTTACCGATTTCTACACCACATCTAAATTCAATGCCCATTGCCTTAAGTACTTCTATTTCTGCATCAATGACATCTTTTTCTAATCTAAATGATGGAATACCATAACGAAGCATACCACCTGGTTTTTCTTCTTTTTCAAAGACAGTGACAGGATAACCCTTGATTCTTAAATAATAAGCAGCGCTCATACCAGCAGGACCTGCACCAATAATAGCCATCTTATTAGAATAGAATCCGCCCTCTTCATTTTCACATAATGGGATATAGCGTTCTTCCTCGTTAAGTTCTCTTTCCGCAATGAACTTCTTGATTTCATCAATTGCGAGAGGGGCATCCAATAATCCACGTGTACATTCCTGTTCACATCTTCTGTTACATATAGAACCGCATACGGCAGGGAATGGATTAAAGTCTTTAATAAGCTTTAAAGCATCCATGTAACGTCCAACACTGGCCATCTTGATATAACCCTGTACAGGAAGATGAGCAGGACAGGCTGTTTTACAAGGCGCAGTTCCTGTTTCATGACAATTGACTTTGGCAGTATCTCTAAAATCAGGATTCCAATGATCTGGTCCCCATTTAATCATATCTGGTAATTCCACTTGTGGATATTCAATAGGCCCCTTCTTTGTACAAAGCTTCTGTCCAAGCTTTGCAGCTCCTACTGGACATACTTCTACACACTTACCACAGGCAACACACTTGCTGACATCCACATGTGCACGATAAGCACTTGCAGACATATTTGGTGTATTAAAGAGCTGACTTGTTCTTAAGGCATTACATACACCTGCTGCACAGTTACAAATCGCAAAGATCTTATCTTCACCATCAATATTTGTAATCTGATGCACATAACCTTTTCTTTCACATCTTTCTAATGTTTCAATAACCTCTTCATAAGTACAGTAATGACCACCTTTATTTGTCTCTACAACATAATCAGCCATATCACCCACCGCAATACATACATCGGCTTCAATATCACCTGTACCTTCTCCTCGAACTCTTTGTTGCCTACGACATGAACATGGAGATAAAGCATACTTATCATACTTATTCAACCAATGAGAAATCTTTTCTACAGACACCGCTTTCTGATTGGCTTCAATCGATTTTTCTACTGGAATAACATGCATTCCAATACCAGCCCCTCCTGGAGGCACCATTGGAGTGACCTTTTCTAGTGGTAATCTTGTCATCTGTTCAAAAAAATCAGTCACAACTAAACTGGTTCAAAAGTCAAGGACAGAAAGTTGACAGTCCCTGCTAAATGAGCATCACCGTAAGGTGATGCTCATTTTTTTGCGCCTGTTCCCCAGCCTTTTTCCACGACGAAAAGAAGTCCTGATTTTATGGACTTTTCCCGATATATTATTTATGATTTGTCTAATTAGTATAATGCATCAAGATCCTTATAATAGTCCAGTTCTGTATAGTTCTTCCAGTTCAATGGATCCTTAAGCAGTTTCTTGATTTCAGCTGTTGCTTCATGATAATAGAATTTTAAAGCCTTACTAATCTTCTCAATGATTTCCGAAATCTTCTTCAGCTGATTCTCTACTAGTTCCTGCTGTTTTACCCATTTCCTGTTTTCATCCTCCATCTTCTTCATATCACGCATGATGATTTCGCCCGCATTCCTTAATAATCTGGACTGCTGCTCATTGATCTTCTGACGTTCCTTACGGAGCTCCTTCTTTTTTTCCTGCATTTCAAGCTTAGCCTCAATGATCTTTTCAAGAGGCATAAGCTCTGATGCCTTCACCCCATAATAGCTGTCCAGTGGATACTGACCTGTCACCTTATATGTATAGAATTCACTTGGAGACAGTGCTGCAAGGGTATCCTGATATCTTTCATTATTATGCATATTGATATATCCATTAATGAGCCTTCTTACAGTAGCTATATCCCCACATCTTGCGATGATGTCAATGACCTCAGTCTTCATACGCCCAAAGAATGATTCCATAGGAGCGTTGTCCTGACTGTTTCCTCTTCTGGACATTGACTGGATGAAATCATTCTCATTAAGAAGCTGTTTGAAAGATGTTGACAGATACTGTGAGCCCTGGTCACTGTGGCAGTATACCTCCAGATTCTTGGGGAACTCGTCCTTATGATTCTCCATCATATTATTGAATGCCTTCTGAACAAGAGACACATCCATTCTGCCTGATACATAATGACCTAGTATTTCAGTTGTATAGGCATCCTTGAACGCACACATATAGGCTGGAGTACGGCTATAGCCGTAATGAATATAAGTGATATCAGTAAGGATGACCTGTCTTACACCTAACTTGAAGTTACGGTTAACGAGATTAGGCTTTGCCATGCACTCATGATGGTGGGTTGCCTGTCCCTTGTATGCATCCTTCTTGGGAAGCTGTGCAGTAATCTGCATCTTTTTCATGATGGCTGAAGCTCTTGATACGCTGATATTGTAATTGAACCTTCTGAACATATGTCGGCGGAAAGTTCGCTTTCCGGGAACGAATCCTAGTGTTTTAATGATCTTCTTGAAGCACTGCATCACATGGCTTTCATCCTGTTTTCTAGCTGCCTGCTTCCCGTCTCTATCCTCCCTGCGTGCCACATAATTATAATAGCCGGTGCTGCTTACACCAAATAATTTGAACACTTTGGTGTTAGTATAACCATTCTCTTTTGCCTTTCCCCTGCTTATGTAGTCATAAGCCATGAAGAGCTTGTCCTCCTTTACTTCTTGTCGCTGTAGGATGAGTATATCTCCTCCAGTATGGAAGGCATTTTTTTTTGAAATTCTACGTAATCCTCAAGATATCTGATACGTGCCTCCTGGTATGCAACCTTCTCTTCGAGAGTCATTTCAGGCATTTCCTCAATAGGGATGCTTCCATCATAGTTCTCAGCCTTTGGTTCAAACTCCCCGTTCTTCGCTTTCTGTCTTGCACGCTTGGCTGCTGCCTGAGCGCAGTTCTTTCCTAGTTTCTTAGTATCGAACCCTAATGATTCATAAGCCTCGATTGATGTCATTCCACTTTCAAGCTGCTTATACAGTGCAACATAGAAGTCCTTTGTATAGATGAATGCATCCATATTCTTTGTAAGTTCTGCAACGAACTTATTATCTGAATGTTCAATAACTGCATCTCTATGTGCAAGTCTCTGCGCCTCTGTCTGCTGTTGCCTGTTCTTCTTTCTTTCCTGAGCCATATAATTCCATATCCTCCTCTGTCAGAGCGCCAAGCTCAACTGCACGCT
This window contains:
- a CDS encoding hydrogenase maturation nickel metallochaperone HypA, whose product is MHELGIVVHIVRTLEDVAQENSLTDIRKVILQIGKVSGIEPDYLVDCWEYYKKKVPLLKYSTLDYEWIEAITICHNCQNTYSTIDYGRECPYCHSGNTVLVQGNECLIKEIEGE
- a CDS encoding IS3 family transposase translates to MAYDYISRGKAKENGYTNTKVFKLFGVSSTGYYNYVARREDRDGKQAARKQDESHVMQCFKKIIKTLGFVPGKRTFRRHMFRRFNYNISVSRASAIMKKMQITAQLPKKDAYKGQATHHHECMAKPNLVNRNFKLGVRQVILTDITYIHYGYSRTPAYMCAFKDAYTTEILGHYVSGRMDVSLVQKAFNNMMENHKDEFPKNLEVYCHSDQGSQYLSTSFKQLLNENDFIQSMSRRGNSQDNAPMESFFGRMKTEVIDIIARCGDIATVRRLINGYINMHNNERYQDTLAALSPSEFYTYKVTGQYPLDSYYGVKASELMPLEKIIEAKLEMQEKKKELRKERQKINEQQSRLLRNAGEIIMRDMKKMEDENRKWVKQQELVENQLKKISEIIEKISKALKFYYHEATAEIKKLLKDPLNWKNYTELDYYKDLDALY
- a CDS encoding MerR family transcriptional regulator: MTYTIKQVSEMMSLPVSTIRYYDKMGLIPFLEKNESGYRIFKEKDISMLRIIECFKNTGMSISEMQQYVEMVKRGDESLEERYQLFVRRKEIVLEEMRQLEKQLETIDHKLWYYETAIKAGTEDIHKK
- a CDS encoding DUF362 domain-containing protein, coding for MKSKVLFTRTISPEMVLTMYEELGKELTGHIAIKLHSGEEGNQNFLTPEFWAPIIRHLDGTVVECNTAYEGSRNTTEKHLKTIEKHGWSRYFDVDLLDAEGPDLVLDILGGKVIQKNYVGKDIANYNGMLVLSHFKGHPMGGYGGALKQLSIGCASSYGKAYIHGAGVPEDIWTANHDLFLESMADAASSVHNYFKDNIVYINVMKNMSVDCDCCAVAEDPCMKDIGILISTDPIAIDQACLDLVYASEDPGKEHLIERIESRNGVHTIEAAEALGYGSRDYELIEIES
- a CDS encoding FAD-dependent oxidoreductase, giving the protein MTDFFEQMTRLPLEKVTPMVPPGGAGIGMHVIPVEKSIEANQKAVSVEKISHWLNKYDKYALSPCSCRRQQRVRGEGTGDIEADVCIAVGDMADYVVETNKGGHYCTYEEVIETLERCERKGYVHQITNIDGEDKIFAICNCAAGVCNALRTSQLFNTPNMSASAYRAHVDVSKCVACGKCVEVCPVGAAKLGQKLCTKKGPIEYPQVELPDMIKWGPDHWNPDFRDTAKVNCHETGTAPCKTACPAHLPVQGYIKMASVGRYMDALKLIKDFNPFPAVCGSICNRRCEQECTRGLLDAPLAIDEIKKFIAERELNEEERYIPLCENEEGGFYSNKMAIIGAGPAGMSAAYYLRIKGYPVTVFEKEEKPGGMLRYGIPSFRLEKDVIDAEIEVLKAMGIEFRCGVEIGKDITIDGLREEGYEAIYLAIGAQGGKKLNIPGMNEEYVMTGVDFLREVNKEESKDMLSGHVVVIGGGNVAMDVARSALRSGAVSVDLFCVESEKDMPASPDEVEEAIHEGITMHCGWGPQEIKDHTITLKKCISLRDETGAFNPSYDETQTESYPCDYVLLSVGQDIIPVEGLDINTNPNGTIQADAITLQTSVQDIFTGGDVYTGPRFAIDAIAQGKEAAESMHRYVHNGHSLTLGRDLHQFTQLDKDDILITLDFDHSKRQIPGTKQGLATETFRDLRSTFTSEQVQTEAKRCLGCGTSVVDPNKCIGCGLCTTKCEFDAIKLTRDIPEGSNMVRSEDKMKFILPYAAKRQIKILRNKKK